The Ahaetulla prasina isolate Xishuangbanna chromosome 3, ASM2864084v1, whole genome shotgun sequence genome window below encodes:
- the FASTKD3 gene encoding FAST kinase domain-containing protein 3, mitochondrial — MAFMIVRSFHIYASNIQACRQLLTGSRAFSHFCQKMKQFAVGYFDSSILENQRGFLCTSCRNYHVKLKNHTSPVVETMQHLREANNNLKSNGKTIGEQIFLKELNQWSSYKDIFKFVSTLDDLSDTMVAAIFQRLGEVLLQDSLMKSPELLMENDTFKSLCLQLEKESTHLSDSALVNSLNALTKLHVDPCSSLMGCLVSESQQRLDKGQMTIKNLCILGEGLFNLGGPEHAMLEQIMNQIQSTNVEDWKIEEMVLVYKTLQLYVGRKTDLFQNLLSKMNSFAEMEGCQFTPKQTSTVLSALVVLHETQVNNLVIKLCKHASCYIPYFTDDEMINVLEAFIHFRCSDQGVTEALERHVTKFAFVMHPNTICKIMQYCSTLCILSKPIFNAVAETFVYSADNFTVSQIVEQVVPFGKLNYLPPSAPSFFRQVERFVSMRLSEFEPHELLNLLHSCILIKCYPLNFMEKLFSPFFLQELQAENPRSKILSQLTQLFLTIQLECPYYKKPWLSLDYQVKSFYTRCESLESKVDLHLFNRVKAGMIDLLGSQKYFVYNVLTPYHYTIDIEIKLNEEGFVLPVNAHDEIYERIALCIDDEKRFCANSHNLLGKESIKQRHLKLIGYVVVQIPFFEFNPLDNKNDVLEYLHKKVFPNFYSFHENKAESK; from the exons ATGGCTTTTATGATTGTCAGGTCTTTTCACATATATGCTTCGAATATACAAGCATGCAGACAATTGCTAACTGGAAGCAGAGCCTTCAGCCATTTCTGTCAGAAAATGAAGCAATTCGCAGTTGGCTACTTTGACTCTTCCATATTGGAAAACCAAAGAGGGTTCCTGTGCACTTCTTGTAGAAACTATCATGTGAAACTAAAAAATCATACTAGTCCTGTTGTGGAAACAATGCAACATCTTAGAGAGGCcaataacaatttaaaatctaatggCAAGACGATAGGTGAACAGATATTTTTGAAGGAATTGAACCAATGGTCTTCATACAAAGATATTTTCAAATTTGTGAGTACATTGGACGATTTATCTGACACCATGGTAGCAGCTATCTTTCAGCGATTGGGTGAAGTCTTGCTACAGGACAGCTTAATGAAAAGTCCCGAGTTGCTGATGGAAAATGATACATTCAAATCACTTTGCTTGCAGTTGGAAAAAGAATCTACACATTTATCTGACTCTGCTCTTGTAAATTCTCTAAATGCTTTGACAAAGTTGCATGTGGATCCTTGCAGTTCCTTGATGGGTTGCTTGGTGTCAGAGAGCCAGCAACGTCTTGATAAGGGGCAAATGACTATAAAAAATTTGTGTATTCTTGGAGAAGGTTTATTTAATCTTGGAGGACCAGAACATGCTATGCTGGAACAAATTATGAATCAAATTCAGAGTACAAATGTTGAGGACTGGAAGATTGAAGAAATGGTCCTGGTATACAAAACTCTGCAGCTGTATGTAGGTAGGAAAACGGACCTGTTCCAGAACCTGTTAAGCAAAATGAACAGTTTTGCAGAGATGGAAGGTTGCCAGTTCACTCCCAAACAGACAAGTACAGTGTTAAGTGCTCTGGTTGTTTTACATGAAACCCAAGTCAATAACTTGGTAATAAAACTGTGCAAGCATGCATCATGTTATATCCCATACTTTACAGATGATGAAATGATAAATGTGCTGGaagcattcattcatttcagATGCTCTGACCAGGGTGTCACAGAGGCGCTAGAGAGACATGTTACTAAATTTGCCTTTGTGATGCATCCCAACACAATTTGCAAAATCATGCAGTACTGCAGTACACTATGCATTCTTTCCAAACCCATATTCAATGCAGTGGCAGAAACTTTTGTCTACAGTGCTGATAATTTCACCGTTTCTCAGATTGTTGAGCAGGTTGTTCCATTTGGGAAGCTCAACTATTTGCCCCCGTCTGCTCCATCTTTTTTCCGGCAGGTTGAAAGGTTCGTTAGCATGCGACTTTCTGAGTTTGAGCCTCATGAACTTCTGAATCTTCTTCATTCATGCATTCTCATTAAATGCTACCCACTAAATTTTATGGAAAAACTGTTCAGCCCCTTTTTTCTGCAGGAATTACAAG CTGAAAATCCAAGATCGAAGATTCTCTCTCAGTTGACTCAGCTGTTTTTAACCATTCAACTGGAATGTCCATACTATAAG AAGCCCTGGCTCTCCCTAGACTACCAAGTCAAGTCCTTTTACACTAGATGTGAATCATTAGAATCCAAGGTTGATCTTCATCTTTTCAACAGAGTGAAGGCTGGCATGATTGACCTCTTAGGGAGTCAAAAATATTTTGTCTATAATGTTCTGACACCATATCACTACACTATAG ATATTGAGATTAAGCTCAATGAAGAAGGATTTGTACTACCAGTCAACGCACATGATGAGATATACGAAAG AATAGCTCTCTGCATTGATGATGAAAAGAGATTTTGTGCTAATAGTCACAATCTTCTTGGGAAAGAATCCATTAAGCAAAGACATCTGAAGCTCATTGGTTATGTGGTTGTACAG